One genomic segment of Gadus chalcogrammus isolate NIFS_2021 chromosome 3, NIFS_Gcha_1.0, whole genome shotgun sequence includes these proteins:
- the tmod1 gene encoding tropomodulin-1 isoform X2, whose product MSVMRKEMEKYRDIDEDDLLQKLTEEELQRLENELEELDPDNALLPAGMRQKDQTKKAPTGTFQRDDLLAHLEKSANEHPDKEDLVPFTGEKRGKAFIPKKRSDPILENVTLEPELEEALANASDAELCDIAAILGMHTLMSNQQYYEALTSSTIVNKQGLNSVIQCTQYKAVPDEQPNATDVEETLRRIKSNDPDLLEVNLNNIRNIPVPTLKAYAAALKENSVVERLSVVGTRSNDPVAYALADMLKVNTTLKSLNVESNFITGAGVLALIEALQSNTTLLELKIDNQSQPLGNKVEMDIASMLEKNRTLLRFGYHFTQQGPRLRGSNAMMTNNDLVRKRRLEGGPIFPKCRTNV is encoded by the exons ATGTCGGTGAtgaggaaggagatggagaagtaCCGGGACATCGATGAAGACGATCTGCTGCAGAAGCTGACAGAGGAAGAACTTCAGAGACTAGAGAATGAACTGGAGGAGCTAGACCCTGat AATGCCTTGCTGCCGGCCGGAATGCGGCAGAAGGACCAGACCAAGAAGGCCCCGACCGGGACCTTCCAGAGGGACGACCTGCTGGCACACCTGGAGAAGAGCGCCAACGAGCACCCGGACAAGGAGGACCTGGTGCCCTTCACCGGGGAGAAGAGAG gtaagGCGTTTATTCCTAAGAAGCGGTCCGACCCCATCCTGGAGAACGTGACCCTTGAACCCGAGCTGGAGGAAGCTCTGGCTAACGCTAGCGACGCCGAGCTCTGTGATATAGCAG ctatcCTGGGGATGCACACCCTGATGAGTAACCAGCAGTACTATGAAGCTCTGACCAGCAGCACCATCGTCAACAAGCAGGGCCTCAATA GTGTGATCCAGTGTACCCAGTACAAGGCGGTTCCTGACGAGCAGCCCAATGCGACGGACGTGGAGGAGACGCTGCGGAGGATAAAGAGCAACGACCCCGACCTGTTGGAGGTCAACCTCAACAACATccgg AACATTCCGGTGCCCACCCTGAAGGCGTACGCGGCGGCGCTGAAGGAGAACAGCGTGGTGGAGCGGCTGAGCGTCGTGGGAACTCGGAGCAACGACCCCGTGGCCTAC GCGCTGGCGGACATGCTAAAGGTCAACACCACCCTGAAGAGCCTCAACGTGGAGTCCAACTTCATCACCGGCGCCGGAGTCCTGGCCCTCATAGAGGCTCTGCAGTCCAACACCACCCTGCTGGAGCTGAAGATAGAcaaccag AGCCAGCCGCTGGGTAACAAGGTGGAGATGGACATCGCCAGCATGCTGGAGAAGAACCGCACCCTGCTGAGGTTCGGCTATCACTTCACCCAGCAAGGGCCCCGGCTCAGGGGCTCCAACGCCATGATGACAAACAACGAcctgg TAAGAAAGAGAAGGCTTGAAGGAGGACCCATCTTCCCAAAGTGTCGGACGAACGTGTAA
- the tmod1 gene encoding tropomodulin-1 isoform X1 yields the protein MSVMRKEMEKYRDIDEDDLLQKLTEEELQRLENELEELDPDNALLPAGMRQKDQTKKAPTGTFQRDDLLAHLEKSANEHPDKEDLVPFTGEKRGKAFIPKKRSDPILENVTLEPELEEALANASDAELCDIAAILGMHTLMSNQQYYEALTSSTIVNKQGLNSVIQCTQYKAVPDEQPNATDVEETLRRIKSNDPDLLEVNLNNIRNIPVPTLKAYAAALKENSVVERLSVVGTRSNDPVAYALADMLKVNTTLKSLNVESNFITGAGVLALIEALQSNTTLLELKIDNQSQPLGNKVEMDIASMLEKNRTLLRFGYHFTQQGPRLRGSNAMMTNNDLARVVRCDPGTDGSFTLTLSVPELERALGKKFKPRTK from the exons ATGTCGGTGAtgaggaaggagatggagaagtaCCGGGACATCGATGAAGACGATCTGCTGCAGAAGCTGACAGAGGAAGAACTTCAGAGACTAGAGAATGAACTGGAGGAGCTAGACCCTGat AATGCCTTGCTGCCGGCCGGAATGCGGCAGAAGGACCAGACCAAGAAGGCCCCGACCGGGACCTTCCAGAGGGACGACCTGCTGGCACACCTGGAGAAGAGCGCCAACGAGCACCCGGACAAGGAGGACCTGGTGCCCTTCACCGGGGAGAAGAGAG gtaagGCGTTTATTCCTAAGAAGCGGTCCGACCCCATCCTGGAGAACGTGACCCTTGAACCCGAGCTGGAGGAAGCTCTGGCTAACGCTAGCGACGCCGAGCTCTGTGATATAGCAG ctatcCTGGGGATGCACACCCTGATGAGTAACCAGCAGTACTATGAAGCTCTGACCAGCAGCACCATCGTCAACAAGCAGGGCCTCAATA GTGTGATCCAGTGTACCCAGTACAAGGCGGTTCCTGACGAGCAGCCCAATGCGACGGACGTGGAGGAGACGCTGCGGAGGATAAAGAGCAACGACCCCGACCTGTTGGAGGTCAACCTCAACAACATccgg AACATTCCGGTGCCCACCCTGAAGGCGTACGCGGCGGCGCTGAAGGAGAACAGCGTGGTGGAGCGGCTGAGCGTCGTGGGAACTCGGAGCAACGACCCCGTGGCCTAC GCGCTGGCGGACATGCTAAAGGTCAACACCACCCTGAAGAGCCTCAACGTGGAGTCCAACTTCATCACCGGCGCCGGAGTCCTGGCCCTCATAGAGGCTCTGCAGTCCAACACCACCCTGCTGGAGCTGAAGATAGAcaaccag AGCCAGCCGCTGGGTAACAAGGTGGAGATGGACATCGCCAGCATGCTGGAGAAGAACCGCACCCTGCTGAGGTTCGGCTATCACTTCACCCAGCAAGGGCCCCGGCTCAGGGGCTCCAACGCCATGATGACAAACAACGAcctgg CCCGGGTGGTCCGGTGTGACCCTGGCACTGACGGCTccttcaccctcaccctctccgtACCGGAGCTGGAGCGCGCCCTGGGGAAGAAGTTCAAGCCCCGTACCAAGtaa